In Hevea brasiliensis isolate MT/VB/25A 57/8 chromosome 13, ASM3005281v1, whole genome shotgun sequence, a single genomic region encodes these proteins:
- the LOC110658876 gene encoding uncharacterized protein LOC110658876: MAVAATVSSREEEKTLQELTIPILLADRVINSAQEAESFKQDCSDLAKQVERLSQLLRSTVRLVSTTPSIYDRPLRLIASDISKNLDRALTLVRKCKHSGVLRHVFSIISTADFRKVSNLLESSIGDMKWLLSIFESDGGTYLSLPPIACNDPILAWVWSHISTIQMGQPKDRVDAANELASLARDSDRNKKMIVKEGGILPCLKLLKEGPSPEAQIAAANALFNIATDQERVRLIVVCLGVPIIVGVLGDSPMKVQIVVANLVASMAELDPYAQEEFMRETVNRPLVSLLSIDLDLDVAKNQSAKTSIHSLVQMNKELSYNNIRYNNGHSSDGNSHHRKEREMETPEVRLKLKVSCALALWKLSKGSVSNSRKITETKGLLCLAKIIEHEKGELQLNCLMTVSEIVAVAESNDDLRRAAFKTNWPPAKAVLNQLLRVIQEESDPKLQIPAIRSIGCLARTFPARETRIIAPLVAQLGNRNVDVATEVAISLGKFVSPDNFNCSQHSKAIIEFDGVQPLMKLIRNGDRARMHGLVLLCYLALNSGNSKALEQVRALNALEGAARPVIAQHPELRDLLAKAIHHLTLYQAGAHPHRQSFAS; this comes from the coding sequence atggcCGTTGCCGCTACAGTGTCTAGCCGTGAAGAAGAGAAGACTCTCCAAGAGCTGACTATCCCAATTTTACTTGCAGATCGAGTGATCAATTCGGCCCAAGAAGCAGAATCGTTCAAACAGGATTGCTCCGACCTTGCTAAACAAGTGGAACGCCTATCCCAGTTGCTACGATCCACCGTCCGCCTCGTCTCCACCACTCCTTCCATCTACGACCGCCCTCTCCGCCTCATCGCTTCCGACATCTCCAAGAACCTCGATCGTGCCCTCACCCTTGTTCGTAAGTGCAAGCACAGCGGCGTTCTCCGCCATGTCTTCTCCATCATCTCTACTGCTGACTTTCGCAAGGTCTCCAACCTTCTGGAGTCTTCCATCGGCGATATGAAATGGCTTCTGTCGATTTTCGAGTCCGATGGAGGTACTTATCTGTCCCTCCCTCCAATTGCTTGTAACGATCCTATTCTAGCTTGGGTCTGGTCTCATATATCGACTATCCAGATGGGCCAGCCGAAAGACCGCGTTGATGCGGCTAACGAGCTCGCCTCTCTAGCTCGGGATAGCGATAGGAACAAGAAGATGATAGTGAAGGAAGGAGGGATTTTGCCCTGTTTGAAGTTGCTTAAGGAAGGTCCCTCTCCTGAGGCGCAAATTGCTGCTGCAAATGCCCTCTTCAATATCGCCACTGACCAGGAGAGAGTTAGGTTGATTGTGGTTTGTCTTGGGGTCCCTATCATTGTGGGTGTTTTAGGGGATTCTCCGATGAAGGTTCAGATTGTGGTTGCGAATTTAGTGGCCAGCATGGCGGAACTTGACCCATATGCGCAGGAGGAGTTCATGAGAGAGACCGTGAATCGGCCTTTGGTATCTCTGTTATCCATTGACTTGGATTTGGACGTTGCCAAAAATCAGTCTGCTAAAACAAGTATTCATTCGCTTGTGCAAATGAATAAAGAATTGTCTTATAATAATATAAGATACAACAATGGTCATTCTTCTGATGGTAATTCGCACCACAGAAAGGAAAGGGAGATGGAAACACCTGAGGTGCGGCTTAAGCTTAAGGTTAGTTGCGCACTGGCATTATGGAAATTGTCTAAAGGGAGTGTATCCAATAGTAGGAAGATTACAGAGACCAAAGGCCTGCTTTGCTTGGCCAAGATTATTGAACATGAAAAAGGGGAGTTGCAGTTAAATTGCTTGATGACGGTTTCGGAGATTGTAGCAGTGGCAGAATCCAATGATGATCTTAGACGTGCAGCTTTTAAGACCAATTGGCCTCCTGCCAAGGCAGTTTTGAATCAGCTTTTAAGAGTAATTCAGGAAGAAAGTGATCCGAAGTTGCAGATTCCTGCTATTAGATCAATTGGGTGCTTAGCTCGAACTTTCCCTGCTAGGGAGACCAGGATAATTGCCCCTTTAGTTGCCCAGCTTGGTAATAGAAATGTGGATGTTGCAACTGAAGTAGCTATTTCCTTGGGGAAATTTGTGTCTCCTGATAATTTCAATTGCTCTCAACATTCAAAAGCAATTATAGAGTTTGATGGGGTTCAGCCTTTGATGAAATTGATAAGGAATGGTGATCGAGCTCGAATGCATGGCCTAGTATTACTATGTTACCTTGCCCTGAATTCTGGGAATAGCAAGGCCCTTGAACAAGTGAGGGCATTGAATGCTCTTGAAGGAGCAGCTCGTCCTGTGATAGCTCAACATCCTGAGTTGAGGGATTTGCTTGCTAAGGCTATACACCATCTCACTCTTTATCAGGCCGGAGCTCATCCTCATAGGCAGTCGTTTGCGTCATAA
- the LOC110658877 gene encoding amine oxidase [copper-containing] zeta, peroxisomal produces MASTTKKTTPHSPPRSCCVSSSDSASVRREAAPAPSSVVPQDWSDRRLEDQLGEKAAITSLSRPVDSLPEPSTNAAPKAGIPVMLRAQTSHPLDPLSAAEIYVAVATVRAAGATPEVRDGMRFIEVVLLEPDKHVVALADAYFFPPFQPSLLHRTKGGPVIPAKLPPRRARLVVYNKRSNKTSIWIVELSEVHAVTRGGHHRGKVISSQVVPDVQPPMDAVEYAECEAVVKDFPPFREAMRKRGIEDMELVMVDAWCVGYHSDADAPSKRLAKPLIFCRTESDCPMENGYARPVEGIYVLVDMQNMKVIEFEDRKLIPLPPADPLRNYTPGETRGGVDRSDVKPLQIVQPEGPSFRINGYFVEWQKWNFRIGFTPREGLVIHSVAYVDGSRGRRPVAHRLSFVEMVVPYGDPNDPHYRKNAFDAGEDGLGKNAHSLKKGCDCLGYIKYFDAHFTNFTGGVETIENCVCLHEEDHGILWKHQDWRTGLAEVRRSRRLTVSFICTVANYEYGFYWHFYQDGKIEAEVKLTGILSLGALQPGETRKYGTTIAPGLYAPVHQHFFVARMNMAVDCKPGEAFNQVVEVDVKVEKPGENNVHNNAFYAEETLLRSELQAMRDCNPLTARHWIVRNSRTVNRMGQLASYKLVPGSNCLPLAGPEAKVLRRAAFLKHNLWVTPYAHDEMFPGGEFPNQNPRVGEGLATWVKQNRSLEETDIVLWYVFGITHVPRLEDWPVMPVERIGFMLMPHGFFNCSPAVDVPPNACELDTKDTDVKDNGVAKPLQSGLLAKL; encoded by the exons ATGGCCTCAACTACGAAAAAGACGACGCCTCATTCTCCTCCTCGTTCGTGTTGCGTCTCTTCAAGTGATTCTGCTTCCGTTCGTCGCGAGGCTGCTCCTGCGCCGTCGTCCGTGGTGCCGCAAGATTGGAGCGATCGCCGCCTCGAGGATCAGCTCGGCGAGAAGGCTGCCATCACGTCCTTGAGTCGCCCTGTCGATTCACTTCCCGAACCTTCCACAAACGCCGCCCCCAAAG CTGGCATTCCAGTCATGTTGAGGGCTCAAACCAGTCATCCTTTGGATCCTTTGTCTGCTGCTGAAATCTATGTGGCAGTGGCAACTGTCCGGGCTGCTGGAGCCACTCCTGAG GTCAGAGATGGCATGCGGTTCATTGAGGTGGTTCTTTTGGAACCAGATAAACATGTTGTTGCGCTGGCAGATGCATATTTCTTCCCCCCTTTCCAACCATCCTTGCTTCACAGAACAAAAGGTGGTCCTGTAATTCCTGCCAAGTTGCCTCCAAGGAGAGCTAGGCTGGTCGTTTACAACAAAAGGTCAAACAAGACAAGTATATGGATTGTGGAGCTATCTGAAGTACATGCCGTAACTCGAGGTGGACATCATAGGGGAAAAGTAATTTCGTCACAAGTAGTTCCTGATGTTCAGCCTCCCATG GATGCTGTTGAATATGCTGAATGTGAAGCTGTAGTAAAAGACTTCCCTCCATTTAGAGAGGCAATGAGGAAAAGAGGTATTGAAGATATGGAACTTGTAATGGTTGATGCCTG GTGTGTTGGTTATCACAGTGATGCCGATGCTCCAAGCAAAAGACTTGCCAAACCTCTTATATTCTGCAGAACTGAGAGCGACTGCCCAATGGAAAATGGTTATGCACGCCCAGTTGAGGGCATCTATGTACTTGTTGACATGCAGAACATGaaggtgattgagtttgaagatcGTAAACTTATTCCCTTACCTCCAGCTGATCCATTAAGGAATTATACCCCTGGTGAGACAAGGGGGGGTGTTGATCGAAGTGACGTGAAACCTTTACAAATTGTTCAGCCTGAAGGTCCAAGCTTTCGTATCAATGGGTACTTTGTTGAATGGCAAAAG TGGAATTTTCGTATTGGATTCACTCCTAGAGAGGGTTTGGTTATACATTCTGTTGCATATGTTGATGGTAGCAGGGGGCGGAGACCTGTTGCCCACAGGTTAAGCTTTGTAGAGATGGTTGTGCCTTATGGAGATCCAAATGATCCTCATTATCGGAAAAATGCCTTTGATGCTGGGGAAGATGGCCTTGGTAAAAATGCACATTCTCTTAAAAAG GGATGTGACTGTTTGGGCTATATCAAATACTTTGATGCCCACTTTACAAACTTCACAGGAGGTGTTGAAACAATTGAAAATTGTGTATGCTTGCACGAAGAGGATCATGGAATTCTATGGAAGCATCAAGACTGGAGAACTGGATTAGCAGAAGTACGAAGGTCCAGACGGCTCACAGTGTCTTTTATATGTACAGTTGCTAATTATGAGTATGGATTCTATTGGCATTTCTATCAG GATGGCAAAATTGAGGCAGAAGTTAAACTTACAGGAATCCTCAGCTTAGGAGCATTGCAACCTGGAGAAACTCGAAAATATGGCACAACCATCGCTCCAGGTCTATATGCCCCGGTTCATCAACATTTCTTTGTTGCTCGTATGAACATGGCTGTAGATTGCAAACCTGGTGAAGCTTTCAATCAG GTTGTTGAGGTGGATGTTAAGGTTGAGAAGCCTGGGGAGAACAATGTCCACAATAATGCATTTTATGCTGAAGAGACGTTGCTTAGATCTGAATTGCAAGCAATGCGGGACTGTAATCCTTTAACTGCACGCCATTGGATT GTGAGAAATTCTAGAACTGTCAATAGGATGGGACAGTTAGCAAGTTACAAGCTGGTGCCTGGTTCAAACTGTTTGCCATTAGCTGGTCCTGAGGCCAAGGTGTTGAGAAGAGCTGCTTTTTTGAAGCATAATCTTTGGGTTACACCTTATGCACATGATGAGATGTTTCCTGGAGGAGAATTCCCTAACCAAAATCCACGTGTTGGAGAAGGACTTGCTACATGGGTGAAGCAGAATCGGTCTTTGGAAGAAACTGATATAGTTCTTTG GTATGTTTTTGGAATCACTCATGTTCCTCGGTTGGAAGACTGGCCAGTAATGCCTGTAGAGCGCATTGGTTTTATGCTAATG CCGCATGGGTTCTTCAACTGCTCTCCTGCCGTGGATGTCCCACCCAATGCGTGCGAATTGGATACCAAAGACACTGATGTCAAAGACAATGGCGTAGCCAAGCCTCTTCAGAGTGGGTTGCTGGCAAAGCTCTGA